The genomic region ACTTTCTTCCCAGGGGTTCCCCCGATGTTCGCGGCCCTCTCCCAGGAGAAAGATGCGGAGCAATACAATCTATCCTGCCTGCGGGTTTGTTACAGCGGCGGCGCCCCGTTGTCTATGGAGATTTTAGAGGATTTTGAAAAACTGACCGGGGCACGGATCACGGAGGGGTACGGATTGGCCGAAGCCTCCCCAGCTACCCACTGCAACCCCATTTTCGGCAAGCGAAAACTGGGAAGCGTGGGCCTTCCTTATCCGGACACTTTGGGGAAGATTGTAGATCTCGAGAAAGGAGAGCAGGTTCTCGGCCCAGGGGAAGTCGGGGAATTATGTATTAAACGGCCCCAGGTAATGAAAGGGTATTGGAAGATGCCGGAGGAAACAGCCAGGACTGTGCGCGATGGCTGGCTGTACACGGGGGACATTGCCCGCATGGATGAGGAAGGCTATTGCAATATTTTGGACATCAAAAAGGATATGATTATCGCCGGCGGATTCAATATTTATCCCAAGGACATCGACCAAATTTTGACCGAACATCCCCAAGTAGCTGAAGCCGTAGCGGTGGGCTTTCCGGATCGGTACCGGGGTGAGACGGTGAAAGCCTTTGTCGTCCTCAAGCCCGGCCAATCGGCCACGGAAGAGGAAATCCTCGAATTCTGCAGAAAAAACCTGGCCAAATATAAAGTCCCTACCCGTGTGGAATTTCGCCAAGTATTACCCAAATCTCCTTCCGGAAAAATTCTGAGAAGAATGCTCCGCCAGGAAGCAAGCGATGCGGAGCGGAATAAGAAGACAAAGCCATGAAGGCCCCTGTTCTTAAGGCGGATTCCAAGGGAATCGCCCGGGCAAGCCGGATCATTCTCCAGGGGGGCATCGTGGCCTTTCCCACGGAGACGTTTTACGGTTTAGGAGCGGATGCTGGGGATGTCGTGGCCTTGCAAAAAGTTTTTCAGATCAAAGGAAGGGAAGAAAATAAACCCCTGCTCCTTCTGGTGGCGGGGCGAACCTGGGTTCAGGATTTGGTGAAAAAAATATCACCCGCGGCGGAAGCCTTAATCGAAAGATTTTGGCCCGGGCCCCTCACCTTGGTTTTTGAAGCTTCAGCGCATCTTCCTCCCATCCTTACTGCCAACACCGGAAAAGTGGGCCTGAGGGCGTCCAGCCACCCCGTGACCCAGGCTTTGGTCCAGGCCGTAGGACGGGCCATTACCGGGACCAGTGCCAATCTTTCGGGTCAAGCCAGTCCTTCTTTGGCTGCGCAGGTTTCCCAGGCGCTGGGGAAAAAGGTTGACGCGATCTTAGATGGAGGGAAGACCGCCGGAGGGCTGGGCAGCACAGTGCTGGATGTCTCCGCGGTCTTGCCGAAAATCATTCGCCAGGGGGCCATTTCCCAAGAGGAATTAGCTCCCTTCCTCGAGGCAGGATAAAATTTAATTGGGCCGTACGCGAGCGAGAGAGGCGCCAGGTTTTTTCCTTGACGAATCTTTCATAGTGAAGATAAACTAATTATAATCAAATTCTGACGGCAAGTACGGGCAAAAACATTGCTCCCGTGCAGGCATCGAAGGAAGAGGGGGACAAAAAATTGGGGAAGAAATTTTGTCAAATTTCCATTATCTGTATCTGCAGCCTATGTTTTATTGCCTTAGGGGTGGCCTTCGCTCAAAAGAAAGTGGGGGGCGGGGATATAAAATTTGAAGCCAAAGGAAGCACGGGGCCGGTTCTTTTTAGCCATGAGTCACACGTGAACCAGCACAAGGCGAAATGCACCGATTGTCACACGAAAATTTTCAAGATGAAAAAGGGCGAAAGCAAAATAACCCAAGCCTCTTTCATAGAGGGTAAATTTTGCGGCGCCTGCCATAACGGCAAAAAAGCTTTCAGCGCCACGGCCGAATCTGATTGCAACAAATGTCACAAAAAATAAGCTATTGATTCAGTTCTGTAATTGACTGGCGTTGGGTGAAAGCTCAACGCCAGTTTTTTTACCGGGGGACCCATTGTCCAAGAAAGAAGAGAAGGGATTCTTCTCCTCCCTTGGGGATTCACTCTCCTCTTTAAAATTGACCATCGCCCTTCTGATCATCCTGGCGGTAGCCTCGATCTTCGGCACGGTGATCCCGCAGAATGCTTCCCCGGAAGAATATCTTCGAGTTTATAAATTCTCTACCTATAAAATATTAAAGATCCTCGGCTTCCTGGATATGTACCATACCGGTTGGTTTGTCTTCCTGCTGGCGTTGCTGAGCTTAAACTTAATCGTCTGCTCCCTGAAGCGTTTCCGGATTACTTGGAGATTTTTCTCCCCCGAGGTGCGTCTGAGTGATCGCCAATGGGAGAACCTTTCCCCGTGCCAAAAATTTTCCCAAAAAGGCCTTCCGGCTCAGTGCTTTTCCCAATGCCGGGAGGCCCTCTCAGGAGTTTTTAGCCTGCCCAAGATCGTTGAAGTCTCCGGAGCTTACCACCTCTTGGCCGAAAAAGGAAGATTTTCCCGTCTGGGGGTTTATTTTATCCACTTCAGTGTTCTGCTCATCTTGGCCGGAGCCTTGATTGGTTCCTTTTATGGGTTTCGGGGGAATGTGAACATTGTGGAGGGACAAGCGGCAGACCAGGTTGTCCTTCGCAGCGGCCAACAGGCTCGGTTCCCCGGGTTCAGCGTGCAACTGGAAAAGTTCAGTGTCTCCTTCTATCCCACGGGTGCCCCCAAAGAATTCAAAAGCATTCTGACCATTATGGAAAAAGGTCGAAAAATCCTTACCGAGCCCATCCTGGTCAATCATCCATTGACCTACAAAGGGATCACTTTCTACCAGTCGAGTTATGGCGTGGCCGGCGTGGCCAAAGCGATTCTGGCCGTTAAAGACCGGCAATCGGGAAAGGAAATCTCCATCGCGGCCCAGATGGGCAACCGGACAGAGGTTCAGGGGGGTTCCAGCTTTT from Deltaproteobacteria bacterium harbors:
- a CDS encoding cytochrome c biogenesis protein ResB; this translates as MSKKEEKGFFSSLGDSLSSLKLTIALLIILAVASIFGTVIPQNASPEEYLRVYKFSTYKILKILGFLDMYHTGWFVFLLALLSLNLIVCSLKRFRITWRFFSPEVRLSDRQWENLSPCQKFSQKGLPAQCFSQCREALSGVFSLPKIVEVSGAYHLLAEKGRFSRLGVYFIHFSVLLILAGALIGSFYGFRGNVNIVEGQAADQVVLRSGQQARFPGFSVQLEKFSVSFYPTGAPKEFKSILTIMEKGRKILTEPILVNHPLTYKGITFYQSSYGVAGVAKAILAVKDRQSGKEISIAAQMGNRTEVQGGSSFFFLDRFLPDLQGMGPALQIIFSEPNRPQQNFWVFQNHPEFEDQRPGRYRLTIKEIEPRYYSGLQVTKDPGVGVVWAGCLIMITGFYMTFFMSHRRIWVRLTEKEGGTLVAIAGSSDRDRTGFEEEFEKIAQALRETQRAQEDYKEREGRS
- a CDS encoding cytochrome c3 family protein, producing the protein MGKKFCQISIICICSLCFIALGVAFAQKKVGGGDIKFEAKGSTGPVLFSHESHVNQHKAKCTDCHTKIFKMKKGESKITQASFIEGKFCGACHNGKKAFSATAESDCNKCHKK
- a CDS encoding L-threonylcarbamoyladenylate synthase codes for the protein MKAPVLKADSKGIARASRIILQGGIVAFPTETFYGLGADAGDVVALQKVFQIKGREENKPLLLLVAGRTWVQDLVKKISPAAEALIERFWPGPLTLVFEASAHLPPILTANTGKVGLRASSHPVTQALVQAVGRAITGTSANLSGQASPSLAAQVSQALGKKVDAILDGGKTAGGLGSTVLDVSAVLPKIIRQGAISQEELAPFLEAG